Proteins co-encoded in one Pogoniulus pusillus isolate bPogPus1 chromosome 15, bPogPus1.pri, whole genome shotgun sequence genomic window:
- the PVALB gene encoding parvalbumin alpha: MAMTDVLSAEDIKKAVGAFSAAESFNYKKFFEMVGLKKKSPEDVKKVFHILDKDRSGFIEEEELKFVLKGFTPDGRDLSDKETKALLAAGDKDGDGKIGADEFATLVAES, translated from the exons ATGGCTATGACTGACGTGCTCAGCGCTGAGGACATCAAGAAGGCTGTGGGAGCCTTTTCAG CGGCTGAATCTTTTAACTACAAGAAGTTTTTCGAGATGGTAGGATTGAAAAAGAAGAGCCCAGAAGATGTGAAGAAGGTTTTCCATATTCTTGATAAAGATCGAAGTGGCTTCATTGAAGAGGAAGAACTGAA GTTTGTACTGAAGGGCTTCACCCCAGATGGAAGAGATCTATCAGACAAAGAAACAAAGGCTCTTCTGGCTGCTGGAGATAAGGACGGTGATGGTAAAATTGGCGCTGATG aatTTGCAACTCTGGTGGCTGAATCATAA
- the IFT27 gene encoding intraflagellar transport protein 27 homolog: MVKLAAKCLLAGDPAVGKSALAQMFHSDGAHFQKNYTLTAGIELLVKVVSVPETSDSVEFFIFDSAGKDLFSEMLEKLWEQPNVLCLVYDVTNEQSFNNCAKWLEKLRAQAVGMHVPGVLVGNKTDLGGRRVVEQKEAHEWAEKHGLEYCEMSVKEMKNFEAPFHILAKSFHQLYKEKVETFHSLA, translated from the exons ATGGTGAAGCTGGCTGCCAAGTGTCTCCTGGCAG GAGATCCGGCTGTGGGGAAGAGTGCTTTAGCCCAGATGTTCCACAGTGATGGGGCTCATTTTCAGAAGAACTACACACTG ACAGCGGGCATAGAACTATTGGTGAAGGTTGTATCAGTTCCAGAGACAAGTGATAGTGTG GAATTCTTCATTTTTGACTCTGCAGGAAAAGATctattttctgaaatgctgGAGAAACTG TGGGAGCAACCCAATGTCTTGTGCCTTGTGTATGATGTCACTAATGAGCAATCTTTCAACAACTGTGCCAAGTGGTTAGAGAAGTTGAGGGCTCAAGCAGTTGGAATGCACGTCCCAG GTGTCTTAGTGGGGAATAAAACAGACCTGGGTGGTCGTCGAGTTGTGGAGCAGAAAGAGGCACATGAGTGGGCTGAGAAGCATGGTCTGGAATACTGTGAGATGTCAGTG AAGGAGATGAAAAATTTTGAGGCCCCTTTCCACATCCTGGCAAAGTCATTCCACCAACTCTACAAAGAGAAAGTGGAAACTTTTCACTCACTAGCTTGA